One genomic segment of Alistipes sp. ZOR0009 includes these proteins:
- a CDS encoding ABC transporter ATP-binding protein, producing the protein MESKHHTTKQKMAPMLDISDLTIGYSGGKVVAPNLNATLERGNLVCLLGANGTGKSTLIRTLCGFQPALSGSVTIGGREVATLNAHDLAKELSVVLTDRLSVPNATVEELVGYGRSPYTGFLGRMSKEDRAMVAEAMECCQIAHKRKELLSNLSDGERQKAVIAKAMAQDTPLIVLDEPTAFLDLPTRVEIMQLLRTLASKSQKSILMSTHDMELALQMADKLWILHRNGPLDVGSPEDLLLSGVFNNLFGQTNVQFDVRTGLFKVAYEYHATLPVAGHGFHFTLLRRAFARRGIKLEHSANRDSFWLQIATHAEKPYTLFFEEVPVSHHKSIDELVDKVEQCQAKQKVEAVASEP; encoded by the coding sequence ATGGAGAGTAAGCATCATACTACTAAACAAAAGATGGCGCCTATGTTGGACATCAGCGACCTTACCATAGGTTACTCCGGTGGTAAGGTGGTTGCTCCCAACCTAAACGCCACGCTCGAAAGGGGAAACTTGGTATGCCTCCTTGGTGCCAACGGTACGGGGAAGAGCACGCTCATCCGTACGCTGTGCGGCTTTCAGCCTGCGCTAAGCGGCAGCGTTACCATTGGCGGGCGCGAGGTGGCAACGCTTAACGCCCACGATTTGGCTAAGGAGCTAAGCGTGGTGCTTACCGATAGGCTTTCTGTTCCCAACGCAACGGTAGAGGAGCTGGTGGGCTACGGCCGCAGCCCCTACACCGGCTTTTTGGGTAGGATGTCGAAGGAGGATAGGGCAATGGTTGCTGAGGCTATGGAGTGCTGCCAGATTGCCCATAAGCGCAAGGAACTGCTGAGCAACCTAAGCGACGGCGAGCGGCAAAAGGCCGTTATCGCTAAGGCTATGGCGCAGGATACGCCGCTGATTGTGCTCGACGAGCCAACGGCATTCCTCGACCTTCCTACACGCGTGGAGATAATGCAGCTGCTGCGAACGCTGGCCTCCAAGTCGCAAAAATCTATCCTAATGTCGACCCACGATATGGAGCTGGCGCTACAGATGGCCGATAAGCTGTGGATACTGCACCGTAACGGTCCGCTGGATGTGGGCAGTCCCGAAGACCTGCTGCTGTCGGGCGTCTTTAACAACCTCTTTGGACAAACCAACGTGCAGTTCGATGTGCGTACAGGCCTGTTTAAGGTGGCCTACGAGTATCATGCTACGCTGCCTGTTGCGGGGCATGGCTTTCACTTTACCCTGCTGCGTCGCGCCTTTGCCCGCCGTGGGATAAAGCTCGAGCACTCGGCCAACCGCGACTCCTTTTGGCTACAGATAGCTACCCATGCCGAGAAGCCCTACACCCTTTTCTTCGAGGAGGTGCCTGTGTCGCACCATAAGTCGATAGACGAGCTGGTGGACAAGGTGGAGCAGTGCCAGGCAAAGCAGAAGGTAGAGGCAGTTGCAAGTGAACCTTGA